In Candidatus Hydrogenedentota bacterium, the genomic stretch GAATCGCCATCGTCGTAATCGGACTCAACTACGGCCTCTTGGTTTGGCTTACGGGCCTTATCGGCGCAGGCTGGACGTCTTCAACACTGTTCTTCTTCGGAATCTTCTTCGTGCTCGCGCTCAGCCTGCAATACAGCGTCAAAATCTCCAAACTGGAGACTCAAGTCAAAAACCTCGCCCAACAACTTGCGCTACTCGAGGCCAAACGAAAAGACGAGGAATGAGGCGGGTAACCTCGCGCTGAAGGGTCAG encodes the following:
- a CDS encoding DUF2304 domain-containing protein — translated: MDIRQKILAACFGFGLLVVIIELVRRRKLKVEYSALWIAAGIAIVVIGLNYGLLVWLTGLIGAGWTSSTLFFFGIFFVLALSLQYSVKISKLETQVKNLAQQLALLEAKRKDEE